One segment of Chryseobacterium viscerum DNA contains the following:
- the panC gene encoding pantoate--beta-alanine ligase, which translates to MEVIKNRKVLQDFIERQKEMGKRIGFAPTMGALHKGHLSLYEEARKENDLVISSIFVNPTQFNNSEDLEKYPRDVNRDILILQNSGLVDAVYIPEVADIYPEKTESQHYDFDGLENEMEGKSRPGHFDGVGTVVEELFKQIQPDHAYFGEKDFQQLAIIKKMVDKKHLPVKISGVPIYRAENGLALSSRNQRLHEDRKEASKVIYETLKKVNNWFRTVTIPEIKERVTDIFDNQQGMKLEYFLIADENTLQETDFFYKDRKFRAFIVVVVDGVRLIDNMQLD; encoded by the coding sequence ATGGAAGTTATAAAAAACAGGAAGGTCCTTCAGGATTTCATTGAAAGACAGAAAGAAATGGGGAAAAGAATTGGCTTTGCACCTACAATGGGGGCTTTACATAAGGGCCATCTTTCTCTGTATGAAGAGGCAAGAAAAGAAAATGACCTTGTTATTTCTTCAATTTTTGTAAATCCAACCCAATTTAACAATTCTGAAGATCTTGAAAAATACCCAAGGGATGTTAACAGAGATATTCTTATTCTTCAAAATTCAGGACTTGTAGATGCTGTTTATATCCCTGAGGTAGCAGATATCTACCCGGAGAAGACTGAAAGCCAGCACTATGATTTTGATGGATTGGAAAATGAGATGGAAGGAAAATCCAGACCGGGACATTTTGATGGTGTAGGAACTGTTGTAGAAGAACTTTTCAAACAGATACAGCCCGATCATGCTTATTTTGGAGAAAAAGATTTTCAGCAGCTTGCTATTATTAAAAAGATGGTAGATAAAAAACATCTTCCCGTTAAGATATCAGGAGTTCCTATCTACAGAGCAGAAAACGGATTGGCATTAAGCTCAAGAAACCAGAGACTTCATGAAGACCGAAAAGAAGCTTCTAAAGTCATTTATGAAACGTTAAAAAAAGTAAACAACTGGTTCAGAACCGTTACAATACCAGAAATAAAGGAAAGGGTAACAGATATTTTCGACAACCAGCAGGGAATGAAGCTTGAATATTTTCTGATTGCCGATGAAAACACTCTACAGGAAACTGATTTCTTCTATAAGGACAGAAAATTCAGGGCCTTTATTGTAGTAGTTGTAGATGGCGTAAGATTAATAGACAACATGCAGTTGGATTAA
- a CDS encoding shikimate kinase has product MVISLIGYMGSGKSHISKILSEKIDFKLIDLDKEISRRNKLTIPEIFEKKGEIYFRKLEREALEEILASEENVVLSLGGGTPVYYNNMEIINHNSKSVFLRSSVGTLVERLSKQKEKRPLIANISDEDLPEFIAKHLFERNQFYSKAQFTVGTDSREPEDIVNEIIEKLYL; this is encoded by the coding sequence ATGGTAATTTCATTGATCGGATACATGGGAAGTGGCAAATCTCACATTTCCAAAATATTAAGCGAAAAAATCGATTTTAAATTGATTGATCTCGATAAAGAGATTTCCAGAAGAAATAAATTAACCATCCCGGAAATTTTTGAAAAGAAGGGTGAGATTTACTTTAGAAAGCTGGAAAGAGAGGCCCTGGAAGAGATATTGGCTTCGGAAGAAAATGTAGTTTTAAGTCTTGGCGGAGGAACTCCTGTTTATTACAATAATATGGAGATCATCAATCATAATTCCAAAAGTGTTTTTTTAAGAAGCTCTGTAGGAACATTGGTTGAAAGGCTTTCAAAACAGAAAGAAAAAAGACCGTTGATTGCCAATATATCTGATGAAGATCTCCCGGAATTCATTGCTAAACATTTATTTGAAAGGAATCAGTTTTACAGTAAAGCACAATTCACTGTAGGTACAGATTCCAGAGAACCGGAAGATATTGTCAACGAAATAATAGAAAAGCTCTATCTCTAG
- a CDS encoding RNA-binding S4 domain-containing protein translates to MRIDKFLWSIRFYKTRSIAAEEIKKNRVSIGTSAVKSSKEVKEGDTIKIRKNQIDYKIKVIQIPKSRIGAKLVSLHIQDVTDKEQYELLKLRKMSQDYYRNKGEGRPTKKDRREMDDYVGNDIDSDFTDWDDFFGETGNEDEKED, encoded by the coding sequence ATGAGAATAGATAAATTTTTATGGAGCATTCGTTTTTATAAGACGAGAAGTATTGCAGCAGAGGAGATTAAAAAGAACAGAGTTTCTATAGGAACGTCTGCCGTAAAGTCATCTAAAGAGGTAAAAGAAGGAGATACTATTAAAATCCGTAAGAATCAGATTGATTATAAAATAAAAGTAATTCAGATTCCTAAAAGCAGAATAGGAGCCAAATTGGTGTCACTTCATATCCAGGACGTGACAGATAAAGAACAATATGAACTGCTGAAACTTCGCAAAATGTCGCAAGACTATTACAGAAATAAAGGAGAAGGAAGACCTACGAAGAAGGATAGGAGGGAGATGGATGACTACGTGGGAAATGATATTGACTCTGATTTTACAGACTGGGATGATTTCTTTGGAGAGACAGGTAATGAAGATGAAAAAGAAGATTAA
- a CDS encoding DUF4270 domain-containing protein, producing MTHNLKRTFAMLLLAIFGSTILYNCEPDPDSLGEQLFNDDAAQGNEIAYPVIAYNYNNNDSIRSDAARLISGLSETGAVSTVGVLGAFTESQFGMQRASYVTQLRMPVDNYDFNGANPKVDSVVLVVRPPANTASNTYFFESDSIKTNTFEKSDFPVDGVATAVSIEKKTYPVRKYGKIGGASKSMKINVHEVTTFLDSNDDKFKRSNAGTSISTGELLGSGVFDGNINSISVTKKSDNSVVFTGNLGFRMKLSNTNFFQTHILDKKGKPELQDASNFIRYFKGIKISVDETDRYLYQFSPNDLQLIMYYKYDKTENGNTTRPQTNLAFNLGGASAHIGLYEYNNAGTPAANAVAASNSSVGDEKLYIQGMGGPSVVMKIKDETIADLRKIYVEKKAGILSAKIRVYVDPLSWKNTNSTEDRRFTILTNTLNSNGTIDFSKLAYTSDLSTGLGLYNYNKDKDYYDIIVTKTIKDLVEEKKETVNGQDVPIVNKPLVIGAGTFAANATGTLLGVRNTTRAFDMNRIILTGIDKANTNPKRIQLLVTYATKK from the coding sequence ATGACTCATAATCTTAAAAGGACCTTCGCCATGCTTTTATTGGCGATTTTCGGAAGTACAATCCTTTATAACTGTGAACCGGATCCGGATTCTCTTGGTGAACAGTTGTTCAATGATGATGCAGCACAAGGTAATGAAATTGCATATCCAGTTATCGCATACAATTATAACAACAATGATTCAATCAGAAGTGATGCTGCCAGATTAATCAGCGGACTGAGCGAAACGGGGGCAGTCTCTACTGTTGGTGTTCTTGGAGCTTTTACTGAAAGTCAGTTTGGAATGCAGAGAGCCTCTTATGTTACTCAGCTAAGAATGCCGGTTGATAATTATGACTTTAATGGTGCCAATCCAAAAGTAGACTCCGTTGTTCTTGTAGTGAGACCACCAGCGAATACTGCTTCTAATACCTATTTCTTTGAAAGTGACTCCATAAAAACAAATACATTTGAGAAAAGTGATTTTCCGGTAGATGGAGTGGCTACAGCCGTTTCAATTGAGAAGAAAACTTATCCTGTTCGTAAATACGGTAAAATAGGAGGGGCTTCAAAATCAATGAAAATCAATGTACACGAAGTAACTACGTTCTTAGATTCAAATGATGATAAGTTCAAACGTTCCAATGCGGGTACGAGTATAAGTACTGGTGAGTTATTAGGATCAGGAGTGTTTGATGGTAACATTAATTCTATATCTGTTACCAAGAAATCCGATAATTCAGTTGTATTTACAGGAAACCTTGGATTCAGAATGAAACTAAGCAATACAAACTTTTTCCAGACTCATATCCTTGATAAAAAAGGAAAACCTGAACTTCAGGATGCTTCTAACTTTATCAGATATTTCAAAGGGATAAAGATTTCTGTGGACGAAACTGATAGATATCTTTACCAGTTCTCTCCAAATGACCTTCAGCTTATCATGTATTATAAATATGATAAAACAGAGAACGGGAATACAACAAGGCCACAAACAAATCTTGCTTTCAACTTAGGAGGTGCTAGTGCTCATATCGGACTGTATGAATATAACAATGCCGGGACTCCTGCGGCCAATGCAGTAGCAGCAAGTAATTCTTCTGTAGGTGATGAAAAGCTTTATATTCAGGGAATGGGTGGTCCTTCTGTAGTAATGAAAATTAAAGATGAGACAATTGCAGACCTTAGGAAGATCTATGTTGAAAAGAAAGCAGGTATTTTAAGTGCTAAGATAAGAGTATATGTAGATCCTTTAAGCTGGAAGAATACCAACTCAACAGAAGATCGTAGATTTACAATTCTAACCAATACATTAAATAGTAATGGTACTATTGATTTCTCCAAATTAGCTTATACATCAGACTTATCAACAGGACTTGGTTTATATAACTACAACAAGGATAAAGATTACTATGATATTATAGTAACAAAAACAATCAAGGATCTTGTTGAAGAAAAAAAGGAAACAGTTAATGGACAAGATGTGCCAATTGTTAATAAACCATTAGTGATCGGTGCAGGAACATTCGCTGCAAATGCTACAGGAACCCTTTTAGGAGTTCGTAATACAACAAGAGCTTTTGATATGAACAGAATTATTCTGACAGGTATAGATAAAGCGAATACCAATCCAAAAAGAATCCAGCTGTTGGTGACTTATGCGACGAAAAAATAG
- a CDS encoding FMN-binding glutamate synthase family protein produces MRDKFLSWGIVLVVATWIIALLIRTHYWIPTLLSAIYALGVYNAYQSKHAILRNFPVLGYFRYFFESISPEMQQYFIERETDGKPFPRNQRSAVYRRAKNLSDTVAFGTQLEVNHRKYEGIKHSIYAKSPSEELPRVWVGGEQCTQPYHASLFNISAMSFGALSDRAQISLNRGAKKGNFYHNTGEGGISPHHMEGGDLCWQIGTGYFGCRDEEGKFNPELFEKYATLPNVKMVEIKLSQGAKPGHGGVLPGVKNTPEIAAIRHVTPGMTVISPPSHTSFSDAAGLLRFVQQLRELSGGKPVGFKLCIGDTKEFEDVCVQMNVLKIYPDFITIDGAEGGTGAAPPEFSDGVGMPLEPALIFVNRTLNNYNLRNKLRVIASGKVLTSLDILRAVAMGADMCNNARGFMFSLGCIQALRCNSNNCPTGVATQDKMLIKGLDVTDKAERVYHFHKNTLHTCNELIAAAGRSSYEEVDATMFMRGDEFDHLADLYFPDILGNVKQKART; encoded by the coding sequence ATGAGAGATAAGTTTTTATCTTGGGGAATTGTATTAGTAGTTGCTACATGGATTATAGCACTGCTGATCAGAACGCATTACTGGATACCAACGCTGTTATCCGCAATCTATGCATTAGGTGTATACAATGCTTACCAGTCGAAACATGCTATTTTGAGGAACTTTCCTGTATTGGGATACTTCAGGTATTTTTTCGAGAGTATTTCACCTGAAATGCAGCAATACTTTATTGAGAGGGAGACAGACGGGAAACCATTTCCAAGAAATCAGCGTTCTGCGGTATACAGACGTGCAAAAAATTTAAGTGATACCGTAGCTTTTGGTACACAGCTGGAGGTGAATCACAGAAAATACGAAGGGATCAAGCATTCTATTTATGCAAAATCACCATCAGAAGAACTTCCGAGAGTATGGGTAGGAGGAGAGCAATGTACACAGCCTTATCACGCTTCTTTATTTAATATCTCAGCTATGAGTTTCGGGGCATTGAGCGACAGAGCTCAGATTTCCCTGAACAGAGGCGCCAAAAAAGGAAACTTTTATCACAATACAGGAGAAGGAGGAATTTCACCCCACCATATGGAAGGAGGTGATTTATGCTGGCAGATCGGAACAGGATACTTTGGATGTCGTGATGAAGAAGGAAAGTTCAATCCGGAGCTTTTTGAAAAATATGCTACACTTCCTAATGTTAAAATGGTGGAAATTAAATTATCACAGGGAGCAAAACCAGGACATGGAGGAGTGCTTCCGGGGGTAAAGAATACTCCGGAAATTGCAGCGATCCGTCATGTAACACCAGGAATGACTGTTATTTCACCACCATCACACACATCATTCTCTGATGCTGCAGGATTGCTGAGGTTTGTACAGCAGCTTAGAGAGCTTTCAGGAGGAAAACCTGTAGGATTTAAGCTTTGTATAGGAGATACCAAAGAATTTGAAGATGTTTGTGTGCAAATGAATGTATTGAAGATTTATCCTGACTTTATTACCATAGACGGAGCTGAAGGAGGAACAGGAGCGGCACCACCAGAATTCTCAGATGGAGTAGGAATGCCATTAGAACCGGCTTTGATATTTGTGAACAGAACACTTAATAACTATAATTTAAGAAATAAATTAAGAGTTATTGCAAGTGGTAAGGTTCTTACGAGCTTAGATATTCTTAGAGCTGTTGCAATGGGAGCAGATATGTGTAATAATGCCAGAGGATTTATGTTCTCTTTAGGATGTATCCAGGCATTGAGATGTAACTCAAACAACTGTCCTACAGGAGTTGCTACACAGGATAAAATGCTTATTAAAGGACTTGATGTAACGGATAAGGCAGAAAGAGTATACCATTTCCATAAAAATACACTTCATACCTGCAACGAACTGATTGCCGCAGCGGGAAGAAGTTCTTATGAAGAAGTAGATGCTACCATGTTTATGAGAGGAGATGAATTTGACCACCTTGCAGACCTTTACTTTCCAGATATTTTAGGAAATGTGAAACAGAAGGCAAGAACCTAA
- the mtaB gene encoding tRNA (N(6)-L-threonylcarbamoyladenosine(37)-C(2))-methylthiotransferase MtaB: MSTFHRTAAFHTLGCKLNFAETSTIARQLTDAGYDKVSFDDKANVYVINTCSVTENADRECKMHVKRAMKANPEGLVVIVGCYAQLKPEEISQIEGVDLVLGAKEKFNILSYLDDLEKSESEGVVHSCEIEETDFFIGSYSIGDRTRAFLKVQDGCDYKCTYCTIPLARGISRSDTIENVLRNATEIAAKDIKEIVLTGVNIGDYGKGEFGNKRHEHTFLDLISELDKVEGIERIRISSIEPNLLKDESIELVSKSKSFVPHFHIPLQSGSDDLLKKMKRRYLTKLYNDRVNKIREVMPHAAIGVDVIVGFPGETEEKFMETYNFLNELPITYLHVFTYSERENTEAAAMEGVVPVAERKKRNKMLRILSEKKKMAFYQTQLGKSLPVLWEHENKDGKMFGFTENYVRVQKDFDPASVNKIEFLNLEKILSDGTVSVQSSYQNFLAKA, translated from the coding sequence ATGTCTACTTTTCATAGAACTGCCGCGTTTCATACACTTGGCTGCAAATTGAACTTTGCAGAAACATCTACTATTGCCCGTCAATTAACAGATGCAGGTTATGATAAGGTAAGTTTTGATGATAAAGCGAATGTGTATGTTATCAATACATGTTCCGTGACAGAAAATGCTGACCGTGAGTGTAAAATGCACGTAAAAAGAGCAATGAAAGCCAATCCGGAAGGGCTGGTCGTTATTGTTGGGTGCTATGCGCAATTGAAACCTGAAGAAATTTCACAAATTGAAGGTGTTGACCTTGTTTTAGGAGCAAAAGAAAAATTCAATATTCTAAGCTACCTTGACGATTTAGAGAAATCTGAGAGTGAAGGAGTAGTTCACTCATGTGAAATTGAAGAAACAGACTTCTTTATCGGAAGTTATTCTATTGGAGACAGAACAAGAGCTTTTCTGAAAGTACAGGATGGCTGTGACTATAAATGTACCTATTGTACGATCCCGTTAGCAAGAGGAATCTCTCGTTCCGATACTATTGAAAACGTTCTCAGAAATGCCACAGAAATTGCTGCAAAAGACATCAAAGAAATTGTTCTTACAGGGGTGAATATCGGTGATTATGGTAAAGGAGAATTCGGAAATAAAAGACACGAGCATACTTTCCTTGATCTTATTTCAGAACTGGATAAAGTAGAAGGGATTGAAAGAATCCGTATATCTTCTATTGAACCCAACCTTTTGAAAGATGAAAGTATTGAACTGGTTTCTAAAAGTAAAAGCTTTGTTCCACATTTTCACATCCCGTTACAGTCCGGAAGCGATGATCTCTTGAAAAAGATGAAACGCCGTTACCTGACAAAATTGTATAATGACAGAGTAAATAAGATCCGCGAGGTTATGCCCCATGCGGCTATTGGTGTAGATGTTATTGTAGGGTTTCCGGGAGAAACAGAGGAGAAATTTATGGAAACTTATAATTTCCTTAATGAACTTCCTATTACTTATCTTCACGTATTTACTTATTCTGAAAGAGAAAATACAGAGGCTGCTGCAATGGAAGGTGTTGTTCCGGTAGCTGAAAGAAAAAAACGTAATAAAATGCTTAGAATTCTTTCTGAAAAGAAGAAAATGGCATTCTATCAGACACAACTTGGAAAATCGCTTCCTGTTCTTTGGGAGCACGAAAATAAAGACGGGAAAATGTTTGGCTTCACAGAAAACTATGTGAGAGTTCAGAAAGACTTTGATCCTGCATCAGTAAACAAAATCGAATTTCTAAATTTAGAAAAAATCCTGTCAGATGGCACGGTTTCAGTGCAATCTTCCTACCAAAATTTTTTAGCAAAAGCATAG
- a CDS encoding glycogen/starch synthase produces the protein MPNQKILYITTEMYPYQEDTNMAAVVNKMALKMHNEGNDVRVFMPRFGQISERKFQLHEVIRLSGMNIIINDLDQPLIIKVASLPGERLQVYFIDNEEYFKRKQYYFDDEGNPFEDNDERAIFFARGVIETIKKLNWVPDVIHLNGWMASFVPIYLKTYYESDTYFKDAKIVLSLYNEKDADLDKKIDEKLQFDNISGLKALDNPTIKSFVIESMNYVNAVVKGDEFLDEDLDKAFNETATEKSEYLDIDSINQLY, from the coding sequence ATGCCGAATCAAAAAATACTGTACATTACTACAGAGATGTATCCATATCAGGAAGATACCAATATGGCTGCAGTGGTAAACAAAATGGCACTTAAGATGCACAATGAAGGCAATGATGTAAGAGTTTTTATGCCAAGATTTGGACAAATAAGTGAGAGGAAATTCCAGCTTCATGAGGTGATCCGTCTTTCAGGAATGAATATTATTATCAATGACCTGGACCAGCCTCTTATCATTAAAGTAGCGTCTCTTCCGGGGGAAAGACTTCAGGTTTACTTTATTGACAACGAAGAATACTTCAAAAGAAAACAATACTATTTTGACGATGAAGGAAATCCTTTCGAAGACAACGACGAAAGAGCTATTTTCTTTGCCAGAGGAGTTATTGAAACCATTAAGAAGCTGAATTGGGTACCAGACGTAATCCATTTGAATGGATGGATGGCTTCTTTTGTCCCAATTTATCTTAAAACTTACTACGAATCAGATACTTATTTCAAAGACGCGAAAATTGTACTTTCTCTTTACAATGAGAAAGATGCGGACTTGGATAAAAAGATCGACGAAAAACTACAGTTTGATAATATTTCAGGATTAAAAGCGTTAGATAACCCAACAATTAAAAGTTTTGTTATCGAAAGTATGAACTATGTAAATGCTGTTGTGAAAGGTGACGAGTTTCTGGATGAAGACCTGGATAAGGCTTTCAATGAAACCGCTACTGAGAAGTCGGAATATCTTGACATAGATTCTATAAATCAACTTTATTAA